Proteins from one Bradyrhizobium roseum genomic window:
- a CDS encoding GNAT family N-acetyltransferase — translation MARAEDSRDVARFMCIAGGGVYEFLFDDLIPFVTAVDLLSSGIGGERYPISYRNCRVASLGPEGDIVAVANAFPADLLREDHHVLLGSERHDHIRPMLELQDWGSMFLNCLAVDGAHRGLGIGAALLVWAESLAAEAGYDRLSLHVWADNIPAVNFYEARHFVRIGIADIPAHPRLSHSGGSILMRHAIAAGRGLPAGPA, via the coding sequence ATGGCCCGCGCCGAGGACAGCCGCGATGTGGCGCGGTTCATGTGCATCGCCGGCGGCGGTGTCTATGAATTCCTGTTTGACGATCTGATCCCGTTTGTAACTGCCGTCGACTTGCTGTCGAGCGGCATCGGCGGCGAACGATATCCGATCTCTTACCGCAATTGCCGGGTCGCGTCGCTTGGCCCGGAGGGTGACATCGTCGCCGTCGCGAACGCCTTTCCCGCCGATTTGCTGAGGGAAGACCATCATGTGCTGCTCGGATCGGAGCGCCACGATCACATCCGGCCGATGCTGGAACTGCAGGACTGGGGTAGCATGTTCCTGAACTGCCTGGCGGTTGACGGCGCTCATCGTGGACTGGGCATCGGCGCTGCGCTGCTGGTCTGGGCGGAATCCCTGGCGGCCGAGGCCGGTTACGATCGCCTGAGCCTGCATGTCTGGGCCGACAATATTCCTGCGGTGAATTTCTATGAAGCGAGGCATTTCGTCAGGATAGGTATCGCCGATATCCCGGCGCATCCCCGACTCTCCCATAGCGGCGGCAGCATCCTGATGCGCCACGCGATCGCGGCCGGGCGTGGGTTGCCAGCGGGTCCAGCTTGA
- a CDS encoding DUF2000 family protein: MQFDTKIAVVIRTDLETWQKLNVASFLAGGIAAAFAECIGEPYGDASGTQYLSLIGQPILIYGADRAALSRALERTLARNVTPAVYTEDMFKTTHDAANREVVRAVIRAELNLVGVAMRAERKVIDKIVDGLKFHS; the protein is encoded by the coding sequence ATGCAATTCGACACCAAGATCGCGGTCGTGATCCGGACCGATCTCGAAACGTGGCAGAAGCTCAACGTCGCGTCGTTTCTCGCCGGCGGCATTGCCGCGGCCTTTGCCGAATGTATCGGCGAACCCTATGGCGACGCATCAGGCACGCAATACCTGTCGCTGATCGGCCAGCCGATCCTGATCTACGGCGCCGACCGGGCAGCACTTTCCCGCGCACTCGAACGGACGCTGGCGCGGAACGTCACGCCCGCTGTCTATACCGAGGACATGTTCAAGACCACGCATGACGCCGCCAACCGCGAGGTGGTGCGCGCGGTGATCCGCGCCGAACTCAATCTGGTCGGCGTCGCGATGCGGGCCGAACGCAAGGTGATCGACAAGATTGTCGACGGGCTGAAGTTTCACAGCTAA
- a CDS encoding DUF4189 domain-containing protein codes for MVSTVAAQRRALFVAALALILGVSSYISKARAAGAFAVGKCGAYGKAYDYPAEPAARAAALKQCKGNCTTVTMKRACAAFAVDLTNPCGPHGYAVKPRISSSLNAATKKCYEFGGKECVIRAWACDARG; via the coding sequence ATTGTTTCGACGGTGGCGGCGCAACGCCGCGCGTTGTTCGTGGCTGCGCTGGCGCTGATCCTGGGCGTCTCCAGCTACATCAGCAAGGCCCGCGCAGCGGGCGCATTCGCCGTCGGCAAGTGCGGCGCCTACGGCAAGGCCTACGATTACCCTGCGGAACCCGCCGCGCGCGCCGCGGCGCTGAAGCAGTGCAAGGGAAACTGCACCACTGTCACCATGAAGCGCGCCTGCGCAGCTTTTGCGGTCGACCTGACCAATCCCTGCGGTCCCCACGGGTACGCCGTCAAACCCAGAATATCCTCATCGCTCAATGCCGCGACCAAAAAATGCTACGAATTCGGCGGCAAGGAATGTGTGATCCGCGCCTGGGCCTGCGACGCCAGGGGGTGA
- a CDS encoding molybdopterin-binding/glycosyltransferase family 2 protein: MKFGPASPAEAIGGVTVHTLRQGSLVLKKGTMIGAAEVEALNKAGVKEVVVVRLEAGDVSEDEAAASIAQAVAGEGVNVERAFTGRSNLFAAQAGVLVVDRAAVDRINGIDEAITFATLSAFKPVVEGEMIATVKLIPFGVEARLRDAAVAVAGKDTLRIAPYVIKKVGVVSTLLPGLAPKVIEKTLRVTAERLAPAGATIIAERRVPHDEVALASSIKELLGLGAELVIVFGASAIADRRDVIPAAITEIGGQIEHFGMPVDPGNLLLIGSAGGVPVLGAPGCARSPVENGFDWVLMRLLAGLKVTRAELTGMGVGGLLMEIVTRPQPRTVADLEANRHVTAIVLAAGRSTRMGGPNKLLAELDGKKLVRIVTEQALASKATDVIIVTGHQADLVEQALAGLNVKFVRNPDFAGGLASSVKAGIAAVSDTADGAVICLGDMPLIDAKLIDQLIETFAPDRGQLIAVPVSDGRRGNPVLWSRRFFKELMTLDGDVGARHLIAKHAEAVAEVPVDGQSAFLDIDTPQALEAARRS; this comes from the coding sequence ATGAAGTTCGGTCCCGCCAGTCCGGCCGAGGCGATTGGCGGTGTCACCGTCCATACGCTGCGGCAGGGGTCGCTGGTGTTGAAGAAAGGCACCATGATCGGCGCCGCCGAAGTCGAGGCGCTCAACAAGGCCGGCGTCAAGGAAGTGGTCGTGGTGCGGTTGGAGGCGGGCGACGTCTCCGAAGACGAGGCCGCCGCCAGCATCGCGCAGGCCGTCGCGGGCGAGGGCGTCAATGTCGAGCGCGCCTTCACCGGCCGCTCCAACCTCTTTGCGGCGCAGGCCGGCGTGCTGGTGGTCGATCGCGCCGCGGTAGACCGCATCAACGGCATCGACGAAGCCATCACCTTTGCAACGCTCTCGGCCTTCAAGCCGGTGGTCGAAGGCGAGATGATCGCGACCGTAAAGCTCATTCCGTTCGGTGTCGAAGCCAGGCTGCGCGATGCGGCGGTGGCCGTCGCGGGCAAGGACACGCTGCGGATCGCGCCTTACGTCATCAAGAAGGTCGGCGTGGTCTCCACCCTGCTGCCGGGCCTTGCGCCGAAGGTGATTGAGAAGACGTTGCGTGTGACGGCGGAGCGGCTGGCGCCGGCCGGCGCCACCATCATCGCCGAGCGCCGGGTACCGCATGACGAGGTGGCACTGGCGTCGTCGATCAAGGAACTGCTCGGTCTCGGCGCCGAGCTCGTGATCGTGTTCGGCGCCTCCGCGATCGCCGATCGCCGCGACGTGATCCCCGCCGCGATCACGGAGATCGGCGGCCAAATCGAACATTTCGGCATGCCGGTCGATCCCGGCAATCTGCTTTTGATCGGCAGCGCCGGCGGCGTGCCGGTGCTGGGCGCGCCGGGTTGCGCCCGCTCGCCGGTCGAAAACGGTTTTGACTGGGTGCTGATGCGCCTTCTCGCCGGGCTCAAGGTCACGCGCGCCGAGCTGACCGGTATGGGCGTCGGCGGGTTGCTGATGGAAATCGTCACCCGGCCGCAGCCACGCACCGTGGCCGACCTCGAAGCCAACCGCCACGTCACGGCCATTGTGCTTGCCGCCGGGCGCTCGACGCGGATGGGCGGCCCCAACAAGCTGCTCGCGGAACTCGACGGCAAGAAGCTGGTGCGGATCGTGACCGAGCAGGCGCTGGCCTCGAAAGCGACGGATGTGATCATCGTTACCGGTCATCAGGCCGATCTCGTCGAGCAGGCGCTGGCGGGGCTCAACGTGAAATTCGTCCGCAATCCGGATTTCGCCGGCGGGTTGGCGTCCTCCGTCAAGGCAGGCATCGCCGCGGTGTCCGACACGGCCGACGGCGCCGTCATCTGCCTCGGCGACATGCCGCTGATCGATGCGAAGCTGATCGACCAACTCATCGAAACCTTTGCTCCGGACCGCGGCCAATTGATCGCCGTCCCCGTGAGCGACGGCCGCCGCGGCAATCCCGTGCTGTGGTCGCGCCGTTTCTTTAAGGAATTGATGACGCTCGATGGCGACGTCGGCGCTCGACACCTGATCGCCAAGCACGCCGAAGCGGTGGCCGAAGTCCCGGTCGATGGCCAGAGCGCGTTTCTCGATATCGACACGCCACAGGCGCTCGAGGCGGCGCGAAGATCGTAG
- a CDS encoding XdhC family protein: protein MKLETLTQVNVERAARRPVIVVTDTASGEQRLVKAKDIATDPLSAELSKQLRMGKSGTVESGGRKLFLNVYAPTARLVIVGAVHISQALAPLARSLDYDVTVVDPRTAFASPERFPDVPLIAEWPDVALPPLNIDPYTAFVAVTHDPKIDDPALLHAFARDCFYIGALGSRKTHAKRAERLKAQGASDADIARIHAPIGLSIGAVSPSEIAVSIMAEITAELRLPKETAKVQAA, encoded by the coding sequence GTGAAACTGGAAACCCTCACACAGGTCAATGTCGAGCGCGCCGCACGTCGGCCCGTCATCGTGGTCACCGATACCGCTAGTGGCGAGCAGCGGCTGGTGAAGGCCAAGGATATCGCCACGGATCCCCTGAGCGCCGAACTGTCGAAGCAGCTCCGCATGGGCAAGAGCGGGACGGTGGAGAGCGGCGGCAGGAAGCTGTTCCTCAACGTCTACGCGCCGACGGCGCGCCTCGTCATCGTCGGGGCGGTCCATATCAGCCAGGCGCTGGCGCCGCTGGCGCGCTCGCTCGATTACGACGTGACGGTGGTCGATCCGCGCACGGCGTTCGCCAGCCCCGAGCGCTTTCCGGACGTGCCGCTGATCGCCGAATGGCCCGATGTGGCGCTGCCGCCGCTCAATATCGATCCTTACACGGCGTTCGTCGCGGTCACGCACGATCCCAAGATCGACGACCCGGCGCTCCTGCACGCCTTCGCGCGCGACTGCTTCTATATCGGCGCGCTCGGCTCGCGAAAGACCCACGCCAAGCGCGCGGAGCGGCTGAAGGCGCAGGGCGCGTCGGACGCCGACATCGCGCGCATCCATGCGCCGATCGGGCTTTCCATCGGCGCGGTGTCGCCGTCGGAGATCGCGGTCTCGATCATGGCCGAGATCACCGCCGAGCTGCGGCTGCCCAAAGAGACCGCGAAAGTGCAGGCGGCATGA
- a CDS encoding XdhC family protein — protein MLNRDEDILQAAENWQKAGHGVALATVVETWGSAPRPAGSSLVINDDGTFLGSVSGGCVEGAVVTEALDVIASGKPKMLEFGVADETAWNVGLSCGGTIRVFVEKVG, from the coding sequence ATGCTCAACCGCGACGAAGACATCCTGCAGGCCGCCGAGAATTGGCAGAAGGCTGGCCACGGCGTGGCGCTGGCGACCGTGGTCGAGACCTGGGGCTCGGCGCCCCGGCCGGCCGGCTCCAGTCTCGTCATCAACGATGACGGCACGTTTCTGGGTTCGGTTTCAGGCGGCTGCGTCGAGGGCGCCGTCGTCACCGAAGCGCTGGACGTGATCGCCAGCGGCAAGCCCAAGATGCTCGAATTCGGCGTTGCCGACGAGACCGCCTGGAATGTCGGGCTGTCCTGCGGCGGCACCATCCGCGTCTTCGTCGAGAAGGTGGGCTGA
- a CDS encoding vWA domain-containing protein produces the protein MLTTIDHLNPPTGHMADNVVGFARALRAAGIPVGPGAVIDGLNALQAIEIGHRADVYATLEAVFVKRREHMLIFAQAFDLFFRAAEDWKHMLDSVPLPDHAKKKPPPASRRVQEALAQPSMREEAPQVQEQELRLSVSDKEILQKKDFAQMSAAEIAEVTRAIADMRLPQAELRTRRYQPDAKGLRLDMRRTLRSSLRTGGEIIDIRKLGRIDKPAPIVALLDISGSMSEYTRLFLHFLHAITDARKRVSVFLFGTRLTNVTRSLRARDPDEALASCSSSVEDWAGGTRIATSLHSFNKLWGRRVLGQGAIVLLISDGLEREADDKLAFEMDRLHRSCRRLIWLNPLLRYSAFEAKAQGIKMMLPHVDEFRPVHNLTSMEGLIEALSAAPPPHHISRIRPAA, from the coding sequence ATCTTGACCACCATCGACCATCTCAATCCCCCGACCGGCCACATGGCCGACAACGTCGTCGGCTTCGCCCGTGCGCTGCGCGCCGCCGGGATTCCCGTCGGCCCCGGCGCCGTCATCGACGGGCTCAATGCGCTGCAGGCGATCGAGATCGGCCACCGCGCCGACGTCTACGCCACCCTGGAGGCGGTCTTCGTCAAGCGGCGCGAACACATGTTGATCTTCGCCCAGGCCTTCGACCTGTTCTTCCGCGCCGCCGAAGACTGGAAGCACATGCTGGATTCGGTGCCGCTGCCGGACCACGCCAAGAAGAAGCCGCCGCCGGCCTCGCGCCGGGTGCAGGAGGCGCTGGCGCAGCCCTCGATGCGCGAAGAGGCGCCGCAAGTCCAGGAGCAGGAATTGCGGCTGTCGGTCTCCGACAAGGAGATCCTGCAGAAAAAGGATTTTGCGCAGATGAGCGCGGCCGAGATCGCCGAGGTGACCCGCGCCATCGCCGACATGAGGTTGCCGCAGGCCGAGTTGCGCACCCGCCGTTACCAGCCCGACGCCAAGGGCTTGCGGCTCGACATGCGCCGCACGCTGCGCAGTTCGTTGCGCACCGGCGGCGAGATCATCGATATCCGGAAGCTTGGGCGGATCGACAAACCGGCGCCGATCGTGGCGCTGCTGGATATCTCGGGGTCGATGAGCGAATATACCCGCCTGTTCCTGCATTTCCTCCACGCCATCACCGACGCCCGCAAGCGCGTGTCGGTGTTTCTGTTCGGTACGCGGCTGACCAATGTGACGCGTTCCTTGCGGGCGCGCGATCCGGACGAGGCGCTGGCAAGTTGCTCGTCCTCGGTGGAGGATTGGGCCGGGGGAACCAGGATTGCGACCTCGCTGCACAGCTTCAACAAATTATGGGGCCGGCGGGTGCTCGGCCAGGGCGCGATCGTTCTCCTTATATCCGACGGACTAGAACGGGAGGCCGATGACAAGCTGGCCTTCGAGATGGACCGGCTGCACCGCTCCTGCCGCCGGCTGATCTGGCTCAACCCATTGCTGCGCTACAGCGCCTTCGAGGCCAAGGCCCAAGGCATCAAAATGATGCTGCCGCACGTTGACGAATTCCGCCCGGTGCATAACTTGACCTCGATGGAGGGGCTGATCGAGGCGCTTTCAGCAGCCCCGCCACCGCACCATATCAGCCGCATCCGCCCCGCAGCTTGA
- a CDS encoding AAA family ATPase, whose translation MTASALPTSVDGMLELLTSRGYLAERSLATVTYLSLRMGRPLFLEGEAGVGKTEIAKVLSAALGRKLIRLQCYEGLDVASAVYEWSSAAQMIAIRLAEAAGDTDRDQLSSDIFAERFLIKRPLLQALEPDVAGAPVLLIDELDRADEAFEAYLLEILSDFQVTIPEFGTIKAPQPPIVIITSNRTREIHDALKRRCLYHWVDYPDAERELAIVKSRVPGISAKLSQQVVRFVQALRDQDFYKSPGVAETIDWATALTELDARSLTPQVVGDTLGALLKYQDDIARMQGDTLQKVLKEATSD comes from the coding sequence ATGACTGCATCGGCGCTGCCCACATCCGTCGATGGCATGCTCGAGCTGCTGACCTCGCGCGGCTATCTGGCGGAGCGGTCGCTGGCGACGGTGACCTATCTGTCGCTGCGCATGGGACGGCCGCTGTTTCTCGAAGGCGAGGCCGGCGTCGGCAAGACCGAGATTGCAAAAGTTCTGTCGGCCGCGCTTGGCCGCAAGCTGATCCGCCTGCAATGCTACGAGGGCCTCGACGTTGCCTCCGCCGTCTACGAGTGGAGCAGTGCGGCGCAGATGATCGCGATCCGGCTGGCGGAAGCCGCCGGCGATACCGACCGCGACCAGTTATCGTCCGATATTTTCGCCGAGCGTTTTCTGATCAAGCGCCCGCTGCTGCAGGCGCTGGAGCCTGACGTCGCCGGCGCGCCGGTGCTTCTGATCGACGAGCTCGATCGCGCCGACGAGGCGTTCGAGGCGTATCTTCTGGAAATTCTCTCGGACTTCCAGGTCACGATTCCGGAATTTGGCACCATCAAGGCGCCGCAGCCGCCGATCGTCATCATCACCTCGAACCGTACCCGCGAGATCCACGACGCGCTGAAGCGGCGCTGCCTCTATCACTGGGTGGACTATCCCGACGCCGAGCGCGAGCTGGCGATCGTCAAGTCGCGCGTACCCGGCATCTCCGCGAAACTCTCGCAGCAGGTCGTGCGCTTCGTGCAGGCACTGCGCGACCAGGATTTCTACAAGTCGCCGGGCGTCGCCGAGACCATCGACTGGGCCACCGCGCTGACCGAACTCGACGCCCGCTCGCTGACGCCACAAGTCGTCGGGGACACGCTGGGCGCGCTGTTGAAGTACCAGGATGACATCGCGCGGATGCAGGGCGACACGCTGCAGAAGGTTTTGAAGGAAGCGACGAGCGACTAG
- a CDS encoding FAD binding domain-containing protein, which produces MYEFKYHRPGTVRQAANLLVKNEDAKVIAGGHTLVPVMKQRLASPPHLVDLSHIEGLDTIEMKGRALVIGATAKHAAVATSAIVGEAIPALAELAAQIGDPAVRHKGTIGGSLANNDPTADYPAAVLALGATIVTNKRRLKAEEFFQGLFTTALESDEIITKVMFPLPKKAAYIKFRNQASRYALVGVFVAKRPSDVRVAVTGAGSDGVFRALAFEEALKKRFSHKVLDGISASAEGLNSDLHGSAEYRAHLIGVLTRRAVEAATAK; this is translated from the coding sequence ATGTACGAATTCAAATACCACCGTCCGGGCACGGTACGGCAAGCCGCCAATCTGCTCGTCAAGAACGAAGACGCCAAGGTGATCGCCGGCGGCCATACGCTGGTGCCGGTCATGAAGCAGCGCCTGGCCAGCCCGCCGCATCTGGTCGACCTTTCCCACATCGAAGGGCTCGACACCATCGAGATGAAGGGCCGTGCGCTGGTGATCGGGGCGACCGCGAAGCATGCGGCCGTGGCGACCTCTGCCATCGTTGGCGAAGCCATCCCGGCGCTCGCCGAGCTCGCCGCCCAGATCGGCGATCCGGCGGTGCGCCACAAGGGCACCATCGGCGGCTCGCTCGCCAACAACGATCCGACCGCGGATTATCCGGCGGCCGTGCTCGCGCTCGGCGCCACCATCGTCACCAACAAGCGCCGCCTCAAGGCCGAAGAGTTTTTTCAGGGCCTGTTCACCACCGCGCTCGAAAGCGATGAGATCATCACCAAGGTGATGTTCCCGCTGCCGAAGAAGGCGGCCTACATCAAGTTCCGTAACCAGGCCTCGCGCTACGCGCTGGTCGGCGTGTTCGTCGCCAAGCGTCCGTCCGACGTGCGCGTCGCGGTCACCGGTGCGGGCTCCGACGGCGTGTTCCGCGCGCTGGCGTTCGAAGAGGCGCTCAAGAAGCGTTTTTCGCACAAGGTGCTCGACGGCATCTCGGCGTCGGCCGAGGGGCTGAACAGCGATCTGCACGGCAGCGCCGAATATCGTGCGCATCTGATCGGCGTGCTGACGCGCCGCGCCGTCGAAGCCGCCACGGCGAAGTGA
- a CDS encoding (2Fe-2S)-binding protein → MAKISLIVNGNPVNANVDPRTLLVQFLRENLRLTGTHVGCDTSQCGACVVHLDGKAVKSCTTLAVMADGHEVKTIEGLAADGAPLHPMQEAFREHHGLQCGFCTPGMIMTAVDLVHRKGHDLSDHVIREELEGNLCRCTGYQNIVVSIAAGAKAMAKSDLA, encoded by the coding sequence ATGGCCAAGATTTCCCTGATCGTGAACGGTAACCCCGTCAACGCCAATGTCGACCCCCGTACCCTGCTGGTCCAGTTTCTGCGGGAAAATCTGCGGCTGACGGGTACCCATGTCGGCTGCGACACCTCGCAGTGCGGCGCCTGTGTCGTGCACCTCGACGGCAAGGCGGTGAAGTCCTGCACCACGCTCGCGGTCATGGCCGACGGCCACGAGGTCAAGACCATCGAGGGGCTGGCCGCCGACGGCGCGCCGCTGCATCCGATGCAGGAAGCGTTTCGCGAGCATCACGGTCTGCAGTGCGGCTTCTGCACCCCCGGCATGATCATGACCGCGGTCGATCTGGTCCACCGCAAGGGCCATGACCTCTCCGACCACGTCATTCGCGAGGAGCTTGAAGGCAATCTGTGCCGCTGCACCGGCTACCAGAACATCGTCGTCTCGATCGCCGCTGGCGCCAAGGCGATGGCCAAGTCCGATCTCGCCTAA
- a CDS encoding SRPBCC family protein — protein sequence MAMTMNGEVQLAAPREAVWAKLNDPEVLKACIPGCEELEKTEDNGFRATAKMKVGPVSARFKGKVNLSDLDPPNGYRISGEGEGGVAGFAKGGATVALTEKDGGTLLSYNVEAQIGGKLAQLGQRLINGAAKKLADEFFANFAKAVQG from the coding sequence ATGGCCATGACGATGAACGGCGAAGTCCAGCTTGCGGCGCCGCGCGAGGCGGTGTGGGCCAAGCTGAACGATCCGGAAGTGCTGAAGGCCTGCATTCCCGGCTGCGAGGAGCTGGAAAAGACCGAGGACAACGGTTTTCGCGCCACCGCCAAGATGAAGGTCGGGCCGGTCTCCGCCCGCTTCAAGGGCAAGGTCAATCTGAGCGATCTCGACCCGCCCAATGGCTACAGGATCTCGGGCGAAGGCGAGGGCGGCGTCGCCGGCTTTGCCAAGGGGGGCGCCACCGTGGCGCTCACCGAGAAGGATGGCGGTACCCTGCTGAGCTATAATGTCGAGGCCCAGATCGGCGGCAAGCTCGCCCAGCTCGGCCAGCGCCTGATCAACGGGGCCGCCAAGAAGCTGGCCGACGAGTTCTTCGCCAATTTCGCCAAAGCTGTGCAAGGTTGA
- a CDS encoding 3-carboxy-cis,cis-muconate cycloisomerase, with product MSTSLSPLLAPMLSSVAMRAICDDAATLQNMLDFEAALARAEAALGVIPADAAGPITSACRAESFDLAALAEAATRSGNLAIPLVKALTANVAGVNAGAARYVHWGATSQDVIDTGAMLGLRAGIDALLADIDRAVAGFAKLAHQHRHTPVVARTWLQHALPMPFGLKLAEYAAALHRSKLRLQRLRSETLALQFGGAAGTLAALGDNGLKVAEALAAQLKLPLPDAPWHTHRDRIAEAASVLAILAGTCGKIARDVSLMMQTDVGEAFEPSGEGRGGSSTMPHKRNPVAAASALAAATMAPNLAATIFAAQVQDHERSAGPWHAEWPTLPTLMLVTSGGLAAIVDIAEGLEVDAARMHANLDATNGLIMAEAVTFALAETIGKSDAHHLIETASKTAVKDKKHLRDVLTKDPKVAAELGAEKIAKLFEPMAYQGASQALIDRLLASLNEN from the coding sequence ATGAGCACGTCCCTGTCTCCCCTGCTGGCTCCGATGCTGTCGAGCGTGGCGATGCGCGCGATCTGCGACGATGCCGCGACCCTGCAAAATATGCTGGATTTCGAGGCGGCGCTGGCGCGCGCCGAAGCTGCGCTGGGCGTGATTCCGGCTGATGCCGCCGGCCCGATCACAAGCGCGTGCCGGGCCGAATCATTTGACCTCGCCGCGCTGGCGGAGGCCGCAACGAGATCCGGCAACCTCGCCATCCCGCTGGTCAAGGCGCTGACGGCCAACGTCGCCGGGGTGAACGCCGGGGCGGCGCGTTACGTTCATTGGGGCGCGACCAGCCAGGACGTCATCGATACCGGCGCCATGCTCGGGCTTCGCGCCGGCATCGACGCGCTGCTCGCCGACATTGATCGCGCCGTCGCGGGCTTTGCCAAATTGGCACACCAACACCGGCATACCCCTGTCGTGGCGCGCACCTGGCTGCAGCATGCGCTGCCGATGCCGTTCGGGCTGAAACTCGCCGAATATGCCGCGGCGCTGCACCGCTCGAAACTGCGGCTGCAGCGCCTGCGCAGCGAGACGCTGGCGCTGCAATTCGGCGGCGCGGCAGGCACGCTGGCGGCCTTGGGTGACAATGGACTGAAGGTCGCCGAAGCGCTGGCCGCCCAACTCAAGCTGCCGCTGCCCGACGCACCCTGGCACACCCACCGCGACCGCATCGCAGAGGCGGCCTCGGTGTTGGCCATCCTCGCCGGCACCTGTGGCAAGATCGCGCGCGACGTTTCGCTGATGATGCAGACCGATGTCGGCGAAGCGTTCGAGCCCTCGGGCGAAGGCCGCGGCGGCTCCTCGACCATGCCGCACAAGCGCAACCCCGTCGCGGCGGCCAGCGCCCTGGCGGCGGCCACCATGGCCCCCAACCTCGCGGCGACGATTTTTGCCGCCCAGGTGCAGGACCATGAGCGCAGCGCCGGCCCCTGGCACGCGGAATGGCCGACGCTGCCGACGCTGATGTTGGTAACGTCGGGCGGATTGGCCGCGATCGTGGATATCGCCGAGGGACTGGAAGTCGACGCCGCGCGCATGCACGCCAATCTCGACGCGACGAACGGCCTGATCATGGCGGAAGCCGTCACATTTGCGCTCGCCGAGACGATCGGCAAGAGCGACGCGCATCACCTGATCGAAACCGCCAGCAAGACGGCGGTCAAGGACAAGAAGCATCTGCGCGACGTGTTGACGAAGGACCCGAAAGTTGCCGCGGAGCTTGGCGCGGAAAAAATCGCAAAACTGTTCGAGCCGATGGCCTATCAGGGCGCCTCGCAAGCGCTGATCGACCGCCTGCTCGCTTCGCTGAACGAGAATTGA